A single region of the Echinimonas agarilytica genome encodes:
- a CDS encoding translocation/assembly module TamB domain-containing protein, with translation MSWRTLGRILFYPLFSTLVLLAVLVSTEFGSRLAANIANAVVPMVEIDFKSGKLNQRVELNHFHLDLGFLVIDIEDVMLDWNPWCSVKGEICVNDVQAQRLDLFLIDDDNNSEHNDNQSSEPIGVNNNPDASLADNSDEPYLLELPLVISIENGHVEQGRLEIYDILIEWTDAKVEAYLHDDTIDIRRAIIDDGLVHLGAIQSDKASPPKTIEIVESTNTDKDDEWLLAHVPDTYLPLNLLLPNVQANTFRFAMDDAKPDDFSNISIDANWQQIQVEVNQISATHSVFGRAQISGHSTLSHPYPTQLDISLAPQHVPEFKVLTDSEWQVTIDGSLDELIVAAHEQKNLHWTINGDAVLTDPSVPFRISLAGDQMIWPEGIEPPVDYRQVNGNASGTLHQQRFELNAEVSTRVDDLNIVSKLEAKGQHQNQTVTLDHFSLAYPDHSGGATGHAEVSYGENIQWVVDTQFTNLLLPKFGFATHTTLSGQVKHQGNFSDEQWRLRFLPLDVNGEFLSKPFSAQGKVDIDSHWRGQIDDLEIHYAGSEVAINGAVADQWNVIAQAKSQNLEEIDANLEGSADLTLKINGQYDTPNLQLTGLVKDIAYEGLWIEQAQLHADYQPTLQHQSNATLTVPHMAYQQLDMEYVELKLSGNAKQHQLTLTNGGELQSNIELNGQWHDTQERWTGQIPTAHLGSDIGQWQAAIPINLTVDTSPASIAISAHCWRANESQICLDKPTKLGEEGHLDLSLNIEAGDIAQFMMNDDYDLSGIATGHLSAQWSPEHEPTALLELDSNDISVTYSSLIDDTAHEVSVDRLHIKASIEEDVSRIELSVDDNANKQLQLAASMLHNDDKTLDGQLKIVQYQLGQFRHMFPDVDKMNGTLNADIKLGGMLNKPEINGSANISSGMVELLSNPTLLEDLNLNLTFNGLNAAMNATFEIGGGSATSNASTNWQDDLQAKAAIKGDQLEVLIPPESVVWVSPDLTFTYENGLAKLRGDVTVPQAEIIISKLESSGVELSDDVVFVDSSDADRDKIDSELDMRINIVLGKKIKIDTFGLRSRVEGEIEVRQSLGLPLQMFGNMSLVDGKFAAYGQRLTIEPESIVRFNGAPDSAQLDVRASRYIKAESITAGLHVTGNAEHPKITFYSDPAMEQQEVLSYIVRGRGLDSEGGNGTLGAAAAVGVSAASSLGLGESFEKLPGISDVTLDTEGDGDETQVTISGYIGKRIFLKYGIGVFEPVNEVTVRLYILNQLWLESVSGLEQSLDLYYSFLIRN, from the coding sequence ATGAGTTGGCGCACCCTGGGCAGAATTCTGTTTTATCCGTTATTCAGTACCCTCGTTTTATTGGCGGTTCTGGTATCGACCGAGTTTGGCAGTCGGTTGGCAGCCAATATCGCCAATGCTGTTGTTCCAATGGTCGAAATCGACTTTAAAAGTGGCAAACTAAACCAACGCGTGGAACTCAATCACTTTCATCTCGATCTTGGTTTTTTAGTCATTGATATCGAGGATGTCATGCTCGACTGGAACCCATGGTGTTCTGTAAAGGGCGAAATTTGCGTAAACGATGTACAAGCACAACGCCTCGATTTATTCCTGATTGACGACGATAACAATAGTGAGCATAACGACAATCAAAGCTCAGAACCGATCGGCGTAAACAATAATCCCGACGCTTCGTTAGCAGACAACAGCGACGAACCCTATCTATTAGAACTGCCACTGGTTATTTCAATTGAAAATGGCCATGTAGAACAAGGCCGCCTCGAGATTTACGACATATTAATCGAATGGACTGACGCCAAAGTCGAAGCTTACCTGCACGATGACACTATCGACATTCGACGGGCAATTATTGACGATGGGCTTGTGCACCTTGGCGCAATTCAATCAGACAAAGCGAGCCCACCCAAAACCATTGAAATAGTTGAATCGACAAACACCGATAAAGATGATGAGTGGTTACTGGCGCATGTGCCTGACACCTATTTACCGCTCAATTTATTGCTGCCAAACGTACAAGCCAATACCTTTCGATTTGCCATGGATGATGCAAAACCCGATGACTTTAGCAATATTTCCATCGATGCGAACTGGCAACAAATTCAAGTCGAGGTCAATCAAATCTCGGCGACACATTCGGTGTTCGGACGCGCTCAAATATCTGGGCATTCAACACTGAGCCATCCCTACCCTACGCAGCTTGATATCAGCCTCGCACCGCAGCATGTACCGGAATTTAAGGTCCTCACTGATAGTGAATGGCAGGTGACGATTGATGGCAGTCTCGACGAATTGATTGTTGCCGCTCATGAGCAGAAAAACCTGCACTGGACGATTAATGGCGATGCAGTATTAACCGACCCATCAGTCCCCTTTCGGATATCGCTCGCCGGAGACCAAATGATTTGGCCAGAAGGCATTGAGCCCCCTGTTGATTACCGGCAAGTCAATGGCAATGCTTCGGGCACTCTCCACCAGCAAAGATTTGAGCTCAACGCAGAAGTTTCAACGCGTGTGGATGATCTCAACATCGTGTCGAAGCTAGAAGCCAAAGGTCAACATCAAAACCAGACCGTAACACTAGACCATTTTTCATTGGCCTACCCAGACCATTCTGGAGGAGCGACAGGCCATGCCGAGGTCAGTTATGGCGAAAACATTCAATGGGTGGTGGATACACAGTTCACCAATTTATTACTGCCAAAATTCGGGTTCGCCACTCACACAACGCTCAGTGGCCAAGTCAAACATCAAGGAAACTTCAGTGATGAGCAATGGCGCTTGCGCTTCTTGCCACTTGATGTGAATGGCGAATTTTTATCGAAGCCCTTTTCTGCGCAAGGCAAGGTCGATATAGACAGCCACTGGCGCGGACAAATCGATGACCTTGAAATTCATTACGCTGGTAGTGAAGTGGCGATTAATGGCGCAGTGGCTGACCAATGGAATGTTATCGCTCAAGCCAAGAGTCAAAATCTCGAGGAAATTGATGCCAATCTCGAGGGAAGTGCCGATCTCACTCTAAAAATTAACGGCCAATACGATACCCCCAATTTACAACTCACAGGCTTAGTCAAAGATATTGCCTATGAAGGGCTATGGATAGAACAAGCCCAGCTACATGCCGATTACCAGCCTACGCTGCAGCACCAATCTAACGCAACACTCACTGTGCCTCATATGGCCTATCAGCAACTCGATATGGAGTATGTTGAACTCAAGTTATCTGGCAATGCGAAGCAACACCAATTGACTTTGACCAATGGTGGTGAGCTTCAATCAAATATTGAGTTAAATGGTCAATGGCATGACACCCAGGAACGCTGGACAGGACAAATTCCAACCGCTCATTTGGGATCAGACATTGGGCAATGGCAAGCTGCAATACCCATCAACTTAACGGTTGATACTTCACCGGCCAGCATCGCAATTAGCGCTCACTGTTGGCGAGCTAATGAAAGTCAAATTTGCCTCGATAAACCAACAAAGCTTGGCGAAGAAGGGCATCTTGATTTAAGTCTAAATATTGAAGCGGGTGACATAGCCCAATTCATGATGAACGATGACTACGATTTATCGGGCATTGCTACAGGCCACCTTTCCGCTCAATGGAGCCCTGAGCACGAGCCCACAGCCTTGCTTGAATTAGACTCGAATGATATTTCAGTCACCTACAGTAGCCTCATTGACGACACGGCGCATGAAGTATCAGTAGACCGGCTCCACATCAAGGCATCTATTGAAGAAGACGTGAGTCGTATCGAACTATCGGTTGATGACAACGCCAACAAACAATTGCAGTTGGCTGCATCAATGTTGCACAACGACGACAAAACGCTCGACGGCCAACTGAAAATAGTTCAATACCAACTGGGACAATTTCGACATATGTTCCCAGATGTCGACAAAATGAATGGTACGCTTAACGCAGACATCAAACTGGGCGGAATGCTCAACAAACCAGAAATCAATGGCAGCGCCAACATTTCCTCAGGGATGGTCGAACTTTTATCGAATCCAACTCTCCTTGAAGACCTCAATTTGAACTTAACCTTCAATGGTCTGAATGCAGCGATGAATGCTACATTTGAGATTGGAGGAGGCAGTGCAACGTCCAACGCATCGACCAACTGGCAAGACGATCTGCAGGCGAAAGCCGCCATCAAGGGAGACCAATTAGAAGTACTGATCCCACCAGAATCGGTCGTTTGGGTCTCTCCTGATCTGACATTTACCTATGAAAATGGTTTGGCGAAGTTGCGCGGTGATGTCACCGTTCCTCAAGCTGAAATTATTATTTCAAAGCTGGAATCCTCGGGCGTTGAGCTCAGTGACGACGTTGTATTTGTCGACTCTTCGGATGCAGATAGAGACAAGATCGATTCTGAGCTCGATATGCGCATCAATATAGTGCTCGGCAAAAAGATTAAAATTGATACCTTTGGACTCCGTTCTAGAGTTGAAGGCGAAATTGAAGTTCGCCAAAGCCTCGGCCTCCCTCTCCAAATGTTCGGAAATATGTCTCTTGTCGACGGAAAATTTGCCGCGTATGGTCAGCGTTTAACCATCGAACCTGAGTCGATTGTGCGCTTTAATGGCGCACCTGATTCAGCACAATTGGATGTGCGAGCCAGCCGTTACATTAAAGCTGAGAGTATCACCGCGGGTCTTCATGTCACGGGCAATGCTGAACACCCGAAAATCACCTTCTACTCAGACCCGGCAATGGAGCAACAAGAAGTTTTGTCTTACATTGTCAGAGGCCGAGGTCTCGACAGCGAAGGCGGCAATGGCACCTTGGGCGCTGCCGCTGCGGTGGGTGTATCGGCAGCATCATCGCTAGGCTTAGGGGAGTCATTTGAAAAATTACCCGGCATTTCTGATGTCACACTCGACACTGAGGGTGATGGTGACGAAACCCAAGTCACCATTAGTGGTTACATAGGTAAACGCATCTTTTTGAAATATGGAATCGGTGTGTTCGAGCCCGTGAATGAGGTAACCGTGAGGCTCTATATTCTGAATCAACTCTGGTTAGAGTCCGTTTCTGGCTTAGAGCAATCGCTAGATTTATATTACTCATTCCTCATTCGGAATTAA
- a CDS encoding autotransporter assembly complex protein TamA, with protein MLLRGFIFFIVLVASTSAFAEILTVSIKGTDKQQSANIRAYLGKVPETEQLRASFIFNARSASEKAMQAIGYYHSSVKLDLDKSKKVWHLTLHVHPGPETTLTEVSIRVLGEAKDHRGFKKIGQESGLIVGKRLNHGAYNEVKSQLLSRGLNLGFFDSKLTQSRIEVNRNNNTAKVFLEYDSGPRNRLGEVTFVGTDLESDLLYQMVDFEPGSPYRSRKLNKLNSELAESGYFSSIKVLPLIDERSDNIVPVRVELTPAPRHKVDLGVGYSTDSKGRVSTTWRTPKINKYGHSQETKLEYSKVNPYLRFRYNVPLEHPTNDVLQFGLGVESNEYADLDSTMYTALIGRNTVNDGWVRQYYVRYLQERWDVLEDRNRGEFILPGITLSKLHRRGNPLDPEHGFRQIYLMEMAGEELGSDATIVRAQAQFKWVNRFAEKHRLVTRANFGASYNEDRELSDVPPSLRFYAGGDESIRGFSYQSLGPRIDYVDAEGEDQTITIGGRYLAVGSLEYQYYVTEKWRVVTFSDFGNAFDDVETDIEAAYSVGGGVHWMSPVGAIKVEVGYGISEDDPPWRLHISMGAEL; from the coding sequence GTGCTGCTTCGCGGTTTCATTTTTTTCATCGTCCTTGTCGCATCAACGTCAGCATTCGCTGAAATTCTTACCGTTAGTATCAAAGGGACAGACAAGCAGCAATCGGCCAATATCCGCGCTTATCTAGGGAAGGTGCCAGAGACCGAGCAATTACGCGCAAGCTTTATATTCAATGCTCGCTCTGCCAGTGAAAAAGCCATGCAAGCCATTGGTTACTACCATTCTTCGGTAAAGTTAGATTTAGATAAATCTAAAAAGGTTTGGCATCTAACCTTGCACGTTCATCCGGGCCCTGAAACCACCTTGACGGAAGTGTCGATTCGAGTTCTGGGTGAAGCCAAAGACCACCGTGGCTTTAAAAAAATTGGACAAGAGTCTGGATTAATCGTGGGTAAACGCCTTAATCATGGCGCGTACAACGAAGTAAAGTCTCAGCTCCTAAGTCGCGGTTTAAATTTAGGTTTTTTCGACAGCAAACTGACTCAAAGCCGAATTGAAGTCAATCGAAACAACAATACTGCAAAGGTCTTTCTAGAGTACGACAGCGGCCCGCGAAATCGTCTTGGAGAGGTCACATTTGTGGGAACCGATCTGGAGTCCGACCTACTGTATCAAATGGTCGATTTTGAACCAGGCTCTCCTTACCGAAGCCGAAAACTCAATAAACTGAATAGCGAACTTGCCGAAAGTGGTTATTTTTCTAGTATAAAAGTATTACCTCTAATTGATGAACGCAGTGATAACATAGTTCCTGTCAGGGTCGAACTCACGCCAGCGCCACGCCATAAAGTCGACTTGGGTGTGGGTTACTCTACCGATTCAAAAGGCCGCGTTTCAACCACTTGGCGTACGCCCAAAATTAATAAATATGGGCACTCCCAAGAAACCAAGCTCGAATACTCCAAGGTAAACCCCTATCTGCGGTTTCGTTACAATGTGCCACTAGAGCACCCAACAAACGATGTTTTACAGTTTGGCTTGGGTGTTGAAAGTAACGAATATGCTGATCTAGACAGCACTATGTATACTGCATTGATCGGTCGCAATACCGTCAATGACGGATGGGTACGGCAATATTATGTACGTTACCTACAAGAACGCTGGGACGTGCTCGAAGACAGAAACCGCGGTGAATTCATATTGCCAGGCATTACATTATCTAAGCTTCACCGTCGCGGTAATCCGTTAGATCCTGAGCATGGTTTTCGCCAAATCTATTTGATGGAAATGGCCGGAGAAGAACTCGGTTCGGATGCCACCATTGTTCGAGCTCAAGCACAATTTAAATGGGTCAATCGCTTTGCAGAAAAACATCGGCTGGTCACGCGCGCCAATTTCGGTGCTTCTTACAACGAAGATCGTGAATTATCCGATGTGCCACCTTCGTTACGTTTTTATGCCGGTGGTGATGAAAGTATTCGTGGCTTTTCATATCAATCTCTCGGCCCTCGTATTGACTATGTCGATGCTGAAGGCGAAGACCAAACGATCACCATTGGTGGCCGATACCTCGCGGTGGGGAGCCTAGAATATCAATATTACGTCACCGAAAAATGGCGGGTGGTGACATTCAGTGACTTTGGTAATGCTTTCGACGACGTTGAAACCGACATTGAGGCCGCCTATTCCGTCGGTGGCGGTGTGCACTGGATGTCGCCAGTCGGCGCGATCAAAGTAGAAGTGGGATACGGAATCAGTGAAGACGATCCTCCTTGGCGCTTGCACATTAGCATGGGAGCCGAATTATGA
- a CDS encoding outer membrane protein gives MMKKIALIAVPATFLLGANVAQASDNSWFVGGAAQKQMSKSEQTPMAQNPMLGQDFSSKDRDWGFELKAGKYLGANDEHRVTMTYTNTDGGSTYGDYEQQNFLASYDYLYSLSADNRWRAFAGVTAGMAHTKFDGADSANDFVYGAQVGVNYRITDNWETELGYRYLKQDFSATASNGDKFELDRTEQVYLGVNYRF, from the coding sequence ATGATGAAGAAAATCGCCTTAATCGCAGTACCAGCAACATTCTTACTTGGCGCAAATGTGGCGCAAGCTTCCGATAATAGCTGGTTTGTAGGTGGCGCTGCTCAGAAGCAGATGAGCAAAAGCGAACAGACTCCAATGGCTCAAAACCCAATGTTGGGGCAAGATTTTAGTTCAAAAGACCGCGACTGGGGTTTTGAACTCAAAGCAGGTAAATATTTAGGTGCAAATGATGAGCATCGTGTGACGATGACTTACACCAACACCGATGGCGGAAGCACGTATGGTGACTACGAGCAACAAAACTTTTTAGCATCGTACGACTACTTGTATAGCCTGAGTGCCGACAACCGCTGGCGTGCCTTCGCTGGTGTAACTGCGGGTATGGCTCATACCAAATTTGATGGCGCAGACAGCGCAAACGACTTTGTGTACGGTGCTCAAGTCGGTGTGAACTACCGCATCACTGACAACTGGGAAACTGAATTAGGCTATCGCTACTTGAAGCAAGACTTCAGTGCTACGGCGTCAAACGGCGACAAGTTTGAGTTGGACCGCACAGAACAAGTCTACTTAGGCGTGAATTACCGCTTCTAA
- a CDS encoding response regulator produces MLILVVEDDQILNHHLTVQLQDAGNQVHSVGTAKEALFFAEQYPIELAIVDLGLPDGDGVQLIKKFRDQNMPFPVLILTARTGWQDKVDGLNAGADDYLVKPFEMPELLARLNALARRSAGYVKAEVLCAGLTMNLLSKQVFVGETPLELTAFEYQILEYFVRHQEQVISKQRLIDTLYKDGEGDSNTIEVLISRLRKKLAAVLPEPPIHTIRGQGYRLTNP; encoded by the coding sequence ATGTTGATTCTAGTTGTTGAAGACGATCAAATTCTTAACCACCACCTCACCGTTCAACTGCAAGATGCAGGCAACCAAGTTCACTCAGTGGGCACAGCAAAAGAAGCGCTATTTTTTGCAGAACAATATCCAATCGAATTGGCCATTGTTGATTTGGGATTGCCGGATGGCGATGGTGTGCAATTGATTAAGAAGTTTCGCGATCAGAATATGCCGTTCCCAGTGCTTATTTTAACTGCTCGCACTGGGTGGCAAGATAAAGTTGACGGACTTAACGCGGGAGCCGATGATTATTTGGTAAAACCCTTCGAAATGCCTGAACTTTTGGCGCGTTTAAATGCGTTGGCGCGGCGCAGTGCTGGGTATGTGAAAGCGGAAGTTTTGTGTGCTGGATTAACCATGAACTTGCTGAGCAAACAGGTATTTGTGGGCGAAACACCGTTAGAGCTCACAGCGTTTGAATACCAAATTTTAGAGTACTTTGTGCGACATCAAGAACAAGTGATCTCGAAACAACGTTTAATTGATACACTTTACAAAGACGGTGAGGGCGACAGTAACACGATTGAGGTGTTGATTAGTCGGCTTCGCAAAAAGCTGGCGGCAGTATTACCCGAGCCTCCCATTCATACTATTCGCGGACAAGGTTACAGACTCACGAACCCATGA
- a CDS encoding ATP-binding protein, which yields MVIIAAVTLTLAHVSYRDKTQSYVLEYGSDLLERLPMVIETMVGQGVSFEDQLRNVMPLEGYMGALCDEQGKVIWKSVQARPYELEGLCEKVRENGDPGRLALPVDLDNGKLFFAYVLPGTFNGVKGDFIALRDGAQFENWQSAAVERSLIVIILFLFGAGFLLFATFRWAMRPLKTLESELHQLDEQEKQKLTESYPWELQPVVSALNAMVSENTHRSQRYKHSLNDLAHSLKTRLAAMNVICQEATMPVQMKKEVLSNLSQMDAMVQYQLRRGLVGQAVLSKQATPLDEVVENLQVLLQKIYAEKQISFEARISKSDAVPMAKDDLMEVIGNLLDNAFRYAISKVIVSQEPLENGGVLISVEDDGPGIEQDRRVDIFQRGVRLDEKPSGQGIGLAVCADIIESYDGTVRVEESELEGARFVIELLPHDNWWQEP from the coding sequence ATGGTAATTATCGCGGCAGTGACGCTGACGTTGGCGCACGTGTCTTATCGAGATAAAACACAAAGCTATGTTTTAGAGTATGGGAGTGATTTGCTTGAACGCTTGCCGATGGTGATTGAAACCATGGTTGGGCAGGGCGTGAGCTTTGAAGACCAATTACGCAACGTGATGCCACTCGAAGGCTACATGGGGGCGTTGTGTGATGAGCAAGGTAAAGTTATTTGGAAATCTGTACAAGCACGACCCTATGAGCTTGAGGGGCTGTGTGAGAAAGTGCGGGAGAATGGCGATCCCGGTCGTTTAGCTCTGCCGGTTGATTTGGACAACGGTAAGCTCTTTTTTGCTTATGTGTTGCCGGGAACATTTAATGGCGTCAAAGGAGATTTCATCGCATTACGTGACGGTGCCCAGTTTGAAAATTGGCAAAGTGCCGCTGTTGAACGCTCACTGATTGTGATTATCTTATTTTTATTTGGCGCTGGTTTCTTGTTATTTGCCACATTCAGATGGGCAATGAGACCGCTTAAAACACTAGAATCTGAATTACATCAACTGGATGAGCAAGAGAAACAAAAGCTCACCGAATCCTATCCTTGGGAACTGCAACCTGTGGTGTCTGCGCTCAACGCTATGGTGAGCGAGAACACGCATCGCTCCCAGCGCTACAAACACAGCCTAAATGATTTAGCGCATAGTCTGAAAACGCGTTTGGCGGCAATGAATGTGATCTGCCAAGAAGCCACTATGCCAGTGCAAATGAAAAAAGAAGTCCTGTCGAATTTAAGCCAAATGGATGCCATGGTGCAGTATCAGCTTCGCCGCGGTTTAGTGGGGCAAGCGGTACTGAGTAAACAAGCCACACCACTCGATGAAGTGGTTGAAAATTTGCAAGTTCTGTTGCAAAAAATCTACGCAGAAAAACAAATTAGCTTTGAAGCCCGAATTTCTAAGAGCGACGCAGTCCCCATGGCTAAAGACGACTTGATGGAAGTGATAGGTAACTTGTTGGATAACGCGTTTCGTTATGCAATATCCAAAGTTATTGTGTCGCAAGAGCCTTTGGAAAATGGCGGTGTACTCATTTCTGTTGAAGATGATGGGCCTGGTATTGAACAAGACCGCCGAGTTGATATTTTTCAACGTGGTGTTCGCTTAGATGAAAAGCCAAGTGGACAGGGGATCGGACTTGCAGTGTGTGCCGATATTATTGAAAGTTATGATGGCACAGTGAGGGTTGAAGAGTCTGAGTTAGAAGGTGCTCGATTTGTGATTGAGCTATTACCGCATGATAATTGGTGGCAAGAGCCTTAA